The Helianthus annuus cultivar XRQ/B chromosome 16, HanXRQr2.0-SUNRISE, whole genome shotgun sequence genome includes a window with the following:
- the LOC110916882 gene encoding uncharacterized protein LOC110916882, translating into MTKVNNDFDTLEVDFDEMRWVNSEKTIAEYKLFVSDLKCDAAIRPDPWAHPWTQYGRINHADYGNQSKEKGKCLTTYMWYFPHDCLIDNNADTVNGALLNILDE; encoded by the exons ATGACTAAAGTAAATAATGATTTTGATACTCTTGAAGTTGATTTTGATGAAATGAGATGGGTGAATTCGGAAAAGACAATAGCAGAATATAAACTTTTTGTAAGTGACTTGAAGTGTGATGCTGCTATTAGGCCCGATCCATGGGCCCACCCTTGGACACAGTACGGGAGGATTAATCACGCTGATTATGGCAATCAAAGTAAGGAGAAGGGCAAATGTTTGACTACATACATGTGGTACTTCCCCCATGATTGCTTGATTGATAACAACGCTG ATACGGTGAATGGTGCTTTGCTGAATATTCTTGACGAGTAG